GGTCACCGTCCCATTTGTAGAATTCCAACTCCTTCTTGTTGAGTATCTTTTCTGCTACCTGAATTAGAATAATAAGAAAGAAACAAACTGGAGTTAGATACCTCAACCTAAAATAGAATGCCAACAGTACCGTGGGCTGGGGATCACTCTTAATAGACCTGATCCACTCCTCTTATTCATCAATCTTTATGTTTcttagcaaaagaaaaaatgccaATGCCATCTAAGCCACACATCAAAttatttccaaaataaaaacagtAACATTGAGCAGAAACAGAGGAAAGGGTGATTTTCACTTAAGATACTAAGAGCTGCAAATTGCTGAAAGGACCCCAGAAAATGAGATTCGATGAATTGCTTCCCTCTTTATTCTCAAATCTTTGCTTCAAAAGAAGGGTGCACTTTCAGAATCAGATAAGAGACATGACCCTACATGTTTCTACCATCTCACTtgctcccaaaaaaaaaaaaaaaaataaaaaaaaggtatcCATTTAACTTGAATAGTAAATAGGAAACATTCACATTTACTCGAATGTTCAGCTACGAAAATTTTAATGGTAGATAAAAAAGTTAGCCTAAACAAAACCACAAATTATACGCACAAGAACGGATAATTTAGAGCTCTAAAAAGTGGGAAGTTCCTGCATCCAACATCACACATCAGATGTGTCTACACACCTAGGTAGACGAGTTTGTAATaacaaaggaagagaaaaagacacTTGTAATACGTTACAAAGTCCCCTATTTACTTTCTTAAAATGAATATCTCTATCATAGACATTCAAAAATAAGTAACAATGAGGAGCGTGCTATTTTATGTGGAGAAATCAGCATAACATGGGGCAATTAGAGGAAACATTCACATTTACTCGAATGTTCAGCTACGAATGCTTGAAGAATTCGGTGATCTAACTTTAAAACTAGAATTGCATATCAAAGAATGCTCTTAATGCGCACATAAGTTCTTGCACACAAGCAGCATGTGGACCTGAGTCCTCGGGACATAGACCATGACATAATATGTTACGATATACACACTTTCTAAGATGATCTTTGTTTACCTTTTTCCCAATCATGCGACCACCAGCAGTGTGGGCAAAATATACATTATAGAAGTGGCAAAGAAATGCTTGAGGATCCTTCTCTGATAATTCCTTCAGGCATTGTGCATACTTCACACCAGGAGAAGAAGGCTCAGGGATGTTATGGCCTTGCTCCTTGAACCACTCCAAATCTTTAGCCAATTTTTCAGACCTTTCTAATCCTGTGTTTCTGAACTCGGCATCTATAACCAAGAACACACAATGTTTAAGCTTTTAGCTGTCATTAGTTAAGAATAAACACACAACAAAACCACACGCATCTGCACACGCAAACACGTAAATACATATGATTTGATCTAGGTGATGCCCAAAAGGCAAAGACTGATATTGTAGCTCTCAAAATTGAGGTATGTTAAACTACACCAACCGCTAGATCTCTATCCCACCCCAACATGATAGCTTGAAACTTTGACCTCTCACCATAATGTCTTATGAGAGCCCAGATATCATCAGAtcaagaattcattaaaaaggggaaaaaatcaGCATGTATGTTTCATAAGATCACAGCTGAATGcctaaataacatgtgctttgTATACATTTCAGCATAATTTCCCATcagaagacaaaaaataaaaaataaaaattgaactcAAACTCGTATACACAGACACACACTCTGAGTACCAATTCCAATCAGTACACGAGGACATAAACATCGAAACATCAAATCAACTAAAGCTAAATGCTAAATAACatctaaactaaagaaaaattcCCCTCACTTCTTTTTCTCCATAGATGAAATTGCAAATTGGGAAACCTACATTTCCACAAAACCAATCAAAACAAAAGCCTCCTAGAACTTGACAATCCTCTACTATCTCTTGAACCCCACATCCACAACACTCACCAAAtgtacagaaaaaaaaaaaaaatggaaaattaataaaagtggAATCAATCACAACAAAATCTTACAAATGACACACCCAAGACGGCAAAACCCATTCAAACAACAAAAATCCCAAAAGGGCATTCCATGTATCATCCAAAATCAACAGAAAGAACTAAAAACTGACTCACAGGAAGGAAAAGCCGGCTCCTGGACAATCCCTTCGAGCGTGTCGTAGACCAACTTGCTATCCACAAGGAACCTCAAATACCCATCAATGGTAGGGTCCCACTTGGCCACGGGCCGCTCCTCCGGCTCCTTGACCACCTTCTCCCCCTCCTTCGCCTGATCTTTGGAGTGCAACTTCATCGCCACAAACCTCATCTCCTCCACGAACCCCTTCGACTCCCCAGGGTACCGCTTACTGGGCTTCTCCGCCGTCGTCGCGGACACAACCACCGCCATCTTCAGGGGCATCTTCTTCACTCTACGATGAAACCCAAGGTGGCCGCTTTTCCTGAGCGAGAAATTGGAACCAGGGTTCGCGAGAGCAGGCGGTATTTGGATGTGGGGTTTGGTGAAATAGGACCGTGATTGGGAAACTGGGGTCAGA
The Alnus glutinosa chromosome 14, dhAlnGlut1.1, whole genome shotgun sequence genome window above contains:
- the LOC133857866 gene encoding heme oxygenase 1, chloroplastic — its product is MASLTPVSQSRSYFTKPHIQIPPALANPGSNFSLRKSGHLGFHRRVKKMPLKMAVVVSATTAEKPSKRYPGESKGFVEEMRFVAMKLHSKDQAKEGEKVVKEPEERPVAKWDPTIDGYLRFLVDSKLVYDTLEGIVQEPAFPSYAEFRNTGLERSEKLAKDLEWFKEQGHNIPEPSSPGVKYAQCLKELSEKDPQAFLCHFYNVYFAHTAGGRMIGKKVAEKILNKKELEFYKWDGDLSQLLQNVREKLNKVAEGWTREEKNHCLEETEKSFKYSGEILRLILS